The DNA window CTTAGTTAGTTTACGACTTTGCGTAGTAAACGAGCTTTCCTTGTACTGATCAAAAAGAgatttttgacttgactttccctattttttaaaaacaaagtaacAAACTATAGTGAGCATAAGTGATGCagataatgaatgaatatgtAAAAcactcaatttaaaataaaaatgactacATTGTCAActtaccgtgtttttccatgcataatgcgcccccgtgcataatacgcaccctaaaaatggcatgtcgatgctggaaaaaagcctgtacccatgtatagtacgcacccaaattttgactcttacttaagtctgtaaacgtaaaattatttcagaaaaaagatcatctttgggaacaaccggatgttattctgccggtcagtatcactgcgcgtgcggtagcaaactcgatagcgaagaaatgtttcggatttgtgtagggtacattgtgacagcaaacgagcaggtgatcgagcaagtgtctgatacgagagcattgtgttcgtatggagcgtgtttgaagtgaacagcagagaagaaaggaacaaggcaaagtgttgtgaaataaaatattacctgtaatacgcattttgttatttgctgattgaaactgctaattaaactgtgaattgaaactaataggtagagaactgaactctcgctctttatatagctaacgtgtcttgcgcatccggtctgcgcatactgtcatggcggcctccgtatgatatccggtctgcgatggagattaaaaaacaaacaatatttgacaataacacaccatcaaggattgcaccatcgcatcaaacgatgtgtcgtcaattatgaattttactgactaagtgtgttgggcaggatggctgaatgcgatgcgcgattgacaacaaacaagaagaaaggtgtgatttcaagttttatttcgagggagattttcttcaaaaattgttgtacccatgcataatgcacaccccagattttaggacaataaattagttaaattttgcgcattatgcatggtaAAACACGGTAATCAATACATAATAATATGGTATTGGTGCTGGGAAATTAATCAAAATCTAATTGTGATTTCAGTTTTGCTTTGGACATCATACAATAATTCTAATCATAAAAACATTCtaatcaaagaaaaacaatacatGTGCCACAGTGTGGATTTTAAAGTTCCTGCACTGTGAAAGCACCCTGAATGCACCATGTTGCTCGAGCAGCAAGCGTGCGATGTGTGTTATTCCGCATGTTTCACCATACACAACGTAATATTGCATCCAAAGGATGAAATCAACATTCACGGCCAATCAACATTCACTGGGCCGTGAGGTCACGTGTTGTCGAGTAGCATTGATCTGAGAGCTGTGGAGATAAAGCTGCAGGGGTGAAACTAAATCCCTCAAAAGTGCACAGTGTTGGATAACAAATCCTTTGGGGTTGCTAATGTGAttgcgtgtgcatgtgatataagaatacattttaatcatttatgATGCtctacttatttatttttttgataataacaataatacatATTTTGTTTCTAATTGCTTTTGAGTAGTGTTTCAAGGTCAAAAAGAAGGACTTATTTTTAGACGTGAATTGTTTGGGTTTGACCAGCGTTCTGTTGCTAATACGTTAACGCACGCTGTACGGAAACTGAATGTGAAATAACAAGTATCAAAaatcttttgaaaaattacaaaaaaaatcgcaACTTAAATCCACAAAATTTGAGAACGGTCCGTTGATGTTTTGTGCTCAATGTTAATATTCTTTTAGTATAAACTGTAGTTCATGTATCCGCTAATTTTATACTCCAACCTATGAATAGTTTgaacattcacaaaaaaaaaaaaaacaatgaaattgGCTGAGATGGACtaataaacattttgagtTGTTCAATATGTGTATAATCAAATTTAAAGCTAGGTGGGACAGAGAACAAAAAAGCAAGTGGCACAGATTCGGTGGAATTGGCCagacaatataaaaatataaaatagcgTAACacaatatatgtatgtatgaataTATTGTATGTACATTTCTATATTGATTAAAGCAATTCAGATGTGCTCTATCAGAACTCTGTATCAGCACCATACTTAGAATCAAAGACTTGGACTTGGTGCCACAAAACTGTGTGATTGAACATCCTTAAAATATCGTTTTTCTAGAAAACAAAACCCTGAATAATCTATTATTCTGAAATgcttatatttttatttttaaaaaatatacattatttGTTGTGCAGCATGGTGGTACACTGcttagcatgtccgcctcacagttcagagggtgcgggtttgattcctcccccagccctccctgtgtggagtttgcatgttttccccgTGCCTGAGTGGGTTTTTTCCAGGTcttccagtttcctcccacatcccaaaaacatgcctgataggccgattgagcactccaaattgcccctaagtgtgagtgcagatggttgttcgtctctctgtgccctgcgattggctggcaaccagttcagggtgtcccctgcctactgcccgatgacagctgggataggctccagcatgcccgcgacccctgtggggactagcggtacagataatggatggatggacattttAACTTACATAGTGCTGTTTTACTGTGCACTAGTGATGATTTTAAACTATTCATAACATGTTTTgacattattataatttttaatGGAAATTGCTTGACAATATTTTACATCCTCATTATGAAACAGATATTCTGGATctatattttctttccttaaTCACATTTTGAGCTGTGCATCTTTTACAAAACGTATgtatgaaacaaacaaatgaattgaATGACTTGATTTGAGCTCTTCTTGGATGTTGTGACTGACTTGTGCAAAAGTccctaatgttgtggccatTTTACtgcatcgcaaagagccattACATTCTTTTATGGATTTCCGCTCAAGTGTAGCCCCGTGGTGATGATGTCTGCATCCCACTCACACTCGTGTGTTTCATGCATCATCACAATCACTTCCCAGCATCAGCCTGCGTGTACAAAGGCGCCAATCAGGATCAGGGCGTGGGCCTCCACAGCACCGCAAGGCCACAGCAGGCAACAACACCACACTAGAAAGCATATCCACCACCTCTAACATACAAAATGCGCCATTTTACCGCATGTTGCATTGGATTGACGCGCAAGCCTGCAGGCAGAAAacttcccctccctccccccgcGCCACGCAGCATCCAGCGCAATTTCTTACCTGCAGCCCGGGGGAGAGAGGGAGTGGAACGTGTTGAGGGAGAACATCTCAGCCCGGTCCGCCATCTTCTCTGACTCGAGAGCCCACTATATCGTGGAGACGATAACGGAAGGGAAACGGCAGTCCATCCACGGCAAGGGCGTTCGTAGGGGCTTTATTTCTCCTttttgccccccaccccaccccactcTCTCCGTCTTGTTCAGTCGTGGATGTTGCGCGTGCAGCAGGAGACGAGCATCCACGCAGAgggcagggagggaggaaggggagCTCCGTCTCGGTTTAAATAATCTGCATGGGAACAAAGGACAGTATTCCGAATTATGATCCAATATGTCAGACAAGGTGTCTCCGCTGTGTGGCGAGGATGACGATGACGAGGGTGGAGAGGTTGAAGATGCTGCGGGTGACACACGACGGAAGCTCGCAAGCAGCAGTGCGGAGACGGGCGGGGGGCAGGATGGGGGACGGATAGCGTCATTTAAACCGAGTGGGATGCACGCAGGGAGTGGAGGGATAGTCCACAAGCAGTGACGTCACCGAAGGAAAAAAGCCtcgattttaaaaaaatcatagctGAATGTTATTTCCAACATGCagtccaaagaaaaaaaatatttattattattatttgtcattattatttaaaaaataataagtaTTGTTTCACGTGAAATGCAGCAATCTCTATCATTGGTTCCATCAACATCCCTAGTAGTAGCAGTAAGAAGTCAGAAATGACCACCAAATAGCAATGTTGACATTATGAATTAcagttaaaattattttacattcaTGTTTAAATTGCAGGGCGGCAGTGCACTGGTGAGCACGTCCagctcacagttcagaggtgcaggGATAGATTCCGACttcggccttcctgtgtggagtttgcatgtcctCCCCTTCACCCCCCTGCATTTCTTCCCAGTACTCTGTTTAAATTACtttaaaagtttaaattaaattgaatgtTTAAATTAATTGTGGTTCAAATTACTTCACAGATTactcaaaaatgtcatttaatctTTATTAAAACACTTGCACTGAGTTGTCGTTGCAGCAACTCGCGTCCTCTCGCGTTTAATACATAAAACAAGTCAAGtctaatttatttattggtaCTTGCCACAATGTAAGCAGGTTCGATTAAGAGACTGTGTTGGGTGGTCTTGTGCAGAACATGACACCagcatttcacaaaattgcaattttattGCCATTCAACTCCCTGACAtgggaataaaaaatattcatatcaTTACACAGCGGCAAGGCAAAATATGTGACAATTTGTGTACGGAAATATTTGCCACTTCCCGTCACCTATGTTAAATTTCGagcttttttatatattactTTAATGGAGGCATTCGGAAGGATGTTGTGCGGGGAATAACATCCAGTCAGCCATGATCCAATCAGAATGTTTATTTCCATCGCCACGTTGGAATGTTGACTTCAAACGACTTTCTCTGCAATTTCGAAGGGACCCAGTGTGACATCACCTCTCCATTCATAAACTGAAAATAGAATCGGTGTATCACATATCAATATCAAACACTTCCAAGTCAAACTGAAATACATACCTTGATCTGATTTCACTGAACGGCTCTTTCTTCCACCCTGTGTACTGCTACTAGTTGAGCTGGTTACGGTCCAAGTAGTGCTTGCGCCACTTTGTCCGGGACCAGTGGGGTTCCAAGTAACAGTTTGTTTGTCTGGTTCGTCTTTGCCTCTTCCAGTCTTTTGCCAGGTGCCCGTTCCAGGGGTTCCTCCACCAATCCTAGTGACAGTAGCCCAGGAAGTGCCTGTGTTGGTACTTCCAGTGAAGCCAGTGGTCCAGGTTTGTTCCCTTGGTTGATTTCCTCCACCGCCACCGTCATTGCCACCGCCACTTCCACTACTTCCGCCGCCACCTGTTTGAGAGCCGCCTCCACGACCGGTGGTCCAGCCGCCTCCTGTTTGAGAGCCGCCTCCACCACCGGTGGTCCAGCCAATGCCTCCTGTTTGAGACTCGCCTCCTGTTTGAGAGCCGCCTCCACGACCAGTGGTCCAGCCGCCTCCTGTTTGAGAGCTGCCTCCACCACCGGTGGTGGTCCAGCCGCCTCCTGTTCGAGAGCCGCCTCCACCACCGGTGGTCCAGCCAATGCCTCCAGTTTGAGAGTCGCCTCCTGTTCGAGAGCCGCCTCCACCACCGGTGGTCCAGCCGCCTCCTGTTCGAGAGCCACCTCCTGTTTCAGAGCCGCCTCCACCACCGGTGGTCCAGCCAATGCCTCCTGTTTGAGAACCGCCTCCACCACCGGTGGTCCAGCCAATGCCTCCAGTTTGAGAGTCGCCTCCTGTTCGAGAGCCGCCTCCACCACCGGTGGTCCAGCCGCCTCCTGTTCGAGAGCCACCTCCTGTTTCAGAGCCGCCTCCACCACCGGTGGTCCAGCCAATGCCTCCTGTTTGAGAACCGCCTCCACCACCGGTGGTCCAGCCAATGCCTCCAGTTTGAGAGTCGCCTCCTGTTCGAGAGCCGCCTCCACCACCGGTGGTCCAGCCGCCTCCTGTTCGAGAGCCACCTCCTGTTTCAGAGCCGCCTCCACCACTGGTGGTCCAGCCAATGCCTCCTGTTTGAGAACCGCCTCCACCACCGGTGGTCCAGTCAATGCCTCCAGTTTGAGAGTCGCCTCCTGTTCGAGAGCCGCCTCCACCACCGGTGGTCCAGCCAATGCCTCCAGTTTGAGAGTCGCCTCCTGTTCGAGAGCCGCCTCCACCACTGGTGGTCCAGCCGGCTCCTGTTTGAGAGCCGCTTCCACCACCGGTGGTCCAGCCAATGCCTCCTGTTTGAGGGTCGCCTCCTGTTTGAGAGCCGCCTCCACCACCGGTGGTCCAGCCGCCTCCTGTTCGAGAGCCACCTCCTGTTTGAGAGCCGCCTCCACCACCGGTGGTCCAGCCAATGCCTCCTGTTTGAGGGTCGCCTCCTGTTTGAGAGCCGCCTCCACCACCGGTGGTCCAGCCGCCTCCTGTTCGAGAGCCACCTCCTGTTTGAGAGCCGCCTCCACCACCGGTGGTCCAGCCAATGCCTCCTGTTTGAGAGCCACCTCCTGTTTGAGAGCCGCCTCCACCACCGGTGGTCCAGCCGCCTCCTGTTTGAGAGCTGCCTCCACCACCGGTGGTCCAGCCAATGCCTCCAGTTTGAGAGTCGCCTCCTGTTCGAGAGCCACCTCCTGTTTCAGAGCCGCCTCCACCACCGGTGGTCCAGCCAATGCCTCCTGTTTGAGAGCCGCCTCCTGTTCGAGAGCCGCCTCCACCACCGGTGGTCCAGCCGCCTCCTGTTCGAGAGCCACCACCTGTTTGAGAGCCGCCTCCACCACCGATGGTCCAGCCAATGCCTCCTGTTTGAGAGTCGCCTCCTCCGCCGAGGTTATTTTGACTGCCCTTATGAAGGTCACCAGGGTTCCAAGGGTTGCCTGGTTGTTGATTTCCACCAAGGGCATTACAGGAGGAGCATGCTGAATCCACGCCACTGGCCTCCCTCCAGCTGCACCAGGAAATAAAAGCAGTCAATGAGTGAGAATAGTatggaaaatatttctttcagTAGTTCCATTCTTCAAGTGAAATTCACACATTTCGCCCTGTTCATTCACAATGAATGATATTATTTCTTTGAAACATAATAATTGTAGTTTACAGCTTCCTAAAATGCGCAATTCACCAtctcatgaaatgaaaatagtcACATTAAACACCCACTATTTGCTGAGTTAAGTTTACTGCCACCATTCTGTACTtctattgctttttttaagttgCGTAACTTGTATCTCAAGACACGACTGTACTGTATCTTTGACACCGCTTACTACTTTCCTGTTAATCAGGACTTTGGTGTCATCTTGTGGCCTTCTAGagtgatacaaaaaaatgggaaTATGGTGAATTGATGAGGTCTTCAGCTTTGAGCTGAGGATTTCCAGGtttccacaaaaaaatatgaatacagTACAGTGAACCCCCACTTTTCAAGGAAACCAGGGAATATTTTATGGattaaattattcatttacctatttgaaattattgttatttattattattgtttatggaatttattaatgtattgtttattaatttattttttattaattattatttacgGAATTGTTGAAACATTTATGAGAAATTTCTACACTAGAAAATTTTAACTATAATTTAACATGACTATAATTTCGATATAATTTAATCTAAATTACGAAAAGGCACCTGTTTGACGGTGTCTTCCTCTCTCATCACTCACCCGTTCTGTATGTGGGAGCAGGCCCTGTGTTCAGGATCAATGTCGTGGCCGTTCGACGTGGCTCTCAAGTGGCAGGTAATGTAAAGCTGTCGGAAGCATCGATGGATGTTTAGTTCCGCCTCTAAAAATCCAGTAGCGCTGTTTTGAAGAGGCGCTAACCATGCCGCTGTCTGCACCCTGGAACCTGAATGCCTCAAACTGGAACTGGAGCATGTTCTCTGTTGTTCGTTGCATGAACCTGGACTCTGCGCCTGTGATCCTCGCGTCAATTAAACACCTGCGTGCAAGCGAAGCTGAGTCAAGAGGAAATTACAGTCCCCTGAGTTCAAGAGGTTAAGGGGTAGGGTTCTTGAATGATGACTGGTATGTTTAATTTGTGTCTTTGGGTTGCAAGTATTATGGTTCCTCACCCCTGTTCAAGGAAGGTATATCTGGGGCTGGAATTCATATCGGGCGAGAGGGTAGCCGTGCAGCTTTCCACAAAAACGCGTAGGGGCACGTGGTGGTACTGCCTGACGGAGGCCTCGATACGGATCATGTCTCCCAGGTAGTACTGGTAACGAGGCCTCTCGTACATCCAGTCGTCTGTGAGGGGTGATCAAATTAGGTCAACGTGTCGAAAGCCGACAGGGTAatggaaaaggaaaacagaTGCGGTACTCACCGGTCCTCAGGGTAAGAGTGAAGTATAAGAACTCCTCTGCAACCCTGACTGCAGAGAATGGTATCCATTGTGGGTCGAGTGGGAGGCTGCTCACGTTGTGGTGCCTGAAGGTTTAAACAGGGGGTCAAAGCTGGGATAGGACTacgacttttgtttgtttaaaaatgaccCATTTTGGAGTTGTTTTGCTGTGTTGCACTTTGTAGTTggttgaaatgtttgtttcttaGATAGAGTTATtgtgcaacaaaatattttcaggaTGATGGTGGCAAAACAGTCGAAGGGTTCTGGGTCCAATTGCTTAGTTGGGTTCTTTCCGGGTAGCCAAACGTCTTTCACGTCCCCCAAAACCATACAgtttatgtttttgaaaacTATGCTTTGTGTAAATATAAGTGTAAAGGCTTGTTTGTCTACGTCTGTCCTGGTTTTACCATACCTCCAACTCACAGTCAGCTGGAGAAACGAAAGCAAAGAGCAACATTTTGGAACATGCCTGAATAAAAGGTGCAATTCTGCACTTCATTATTTACGCTCACATTGAAACACAGTTTTGATTGTTTCCATCTTTCCATCATTCCCCCTGTGAATGATGCCAGGATTTCCccaagaaaataatgtatcACCTTGGGTAGTGACATTCCACAATCACGGCAGCTTCGTTGGTCCTCACAACAGGGGATTCACCCAGCCTTGTGGGGTTATAGTTGAGAGAAAAAGTGTAGATGAGAGCATCATCTGTCGTCTGCAGAAGGGGCACAAAAGTGAGacaatgtaccgtaattttcggactataagtcgctcctgagtataagtcgcccccccacccaaactatgaaaaataaacgcgacttatagtccgaaaattacggtagtattGAAAGGAAGGACGCTTGTTTGGCTTACTCGCGAAATGCTGCCGCAGTCTTGCAGCTCAGGCTGGAATATCAGCACATGGGCTTGAGTGTCCTCAGCCACTGGGCCACAAGGACCCAGCGTCAGGTCAGAGGGCTTGATGAACTGGCCTATTCCAAAAAAGTCCAACTGGACCTCCACGCGCGCTTGCCTCTCTCCGCACTCCACTGATACGGTTGCTGCAGGGACGGGGTGCCTGAGCTCGAAATCGGGCACAGGCGCGACCGGATTCGTGGGCCCTTCAGGGTAGCTCCAGGTGAGCGGCCTCTCAAGTACATGCTTGGCCTGTTGCTGATCATGGGGCACCTGATATCCGACGCAGACGCTGCCGAGCAGGGCCAGTGCCGCAAGGCACGCAGCGGTGTGCTTCATTCTCATGGACCCACAGCAAACAGTGATCCCCACCAGATGCTGTAAGGACAAGAGGCGCGCTTTCCTGTTTTTATAAGCACGCCTTGTATTTGCCTCCCATGACAGCAGATAACGGAGGGTGTCAGCCAATCCAGCTGCGTGGCGCTGCGTTTCGATTGTGATGCTGATCTCTGCTTGGCTTGGAATTGAAATCGTGCCAGTCAGTTGCATAACGCTAGAAAGTGGTCGTAGACAAATCTTGACAAATGATTAAACCAGAACCCAAAGTAGTAATGGGTATGAATAATAATGTACTGAGAAGATGGCGGTCACCAAAAGGTTATGTTGACAGTGGGTTAGGGCCACCTGCCCTCCACAGAACATGCCACACACTGCCTTTTGCCAAAGTACATTTGTGCCAATCGATGTTGAACTCCAGCCCTATAAAGTAAACCCATGAAAGTTAGAAAATGAGAACATCCAAACAGCTTCCCATGTCGTCAGTTTGACATAAAAAGGAAGCACCGTAACAGCGAGAGATCAATTTGGAATTCATTAGCTTTCAGtatcagttttatttttctaaagaaATGTTCAGCAGCACTAGtaatataaaatgaatatttggTGCAACACTTGATCAGTgtgcctagtggtagagtgtccgccctgagactggaaggttgtgggttcaaaccccggccgggtcataccaaagactataaaaatgggacccattgcctccctgcttggcactcagcgttaagggttggaattggggagttagatcgccaaatgattcccgagcgcggcaccgctgctgctcactgctcccctctcccccatcCCCAAtgacacggggatgggttcaatgcagaggacaaatttcaccacacccagatgtgtgtgtgacgatcattgggattttaactttaactttaacaacTGTATTTGTATATTACAATTACAAGGAAAACATTCAGTACAGGAAATACGTAGTGTTACAGTACTCAAATGAGCAGCTTGGATGCTTTGATTTGAAGGAGTCTTTCTTGGAAGAAATCCAGGGTATAAGATTCACCCTTTTAAGACACTATTTAAATTACGTTGATTGGAGAGAGGCCTCAAACAAGCCAATGATAGTGTTTGGGTGGAATTACCCTTTTTAAAGCACACCCACAGCCCTTGTGTGGACAATTGCCCGACAACGGACGGATGGAATGATTGCCAAGTCAGCTGAATTGCATAACTAGTGAATGCTTttgacaacaaataaaaactagCCAAACAGCATTCATACCAAAGTGGGGCATCTAGTGATCGCAGTTATGTCAAAGTGTGATTGAATTCGGAAATATTGTACTCCACAATTCCATCTGTGGCACAATGGGCTTGGAGATAagagtgtttattttgtcaaagCTTGGTGAACGCAGATAGCGTGACCCTTGCAGTCACCGGTCATCCAGACCTGCCGAAGGTTTATATTATGTAATTTCTCAAAAACATGATGGCATTGGATTTATATGTTGAGTGATTGTCCAGGGGGTCGACGCCAAGTGTCATATATTCATGTCTACTAACGATTgtgtcgatttttttcaacctaaATTCAGCATCGTTTGGCTCTCGTTGTGCTATGATGTCAACATGACCCACGCCTTATAAAATCATCCAGTGCGTGCGCGCTGCAACACTAAATGGCCATGAAGTTTGTCGGTCCCCTCGCACTCGACCTGCTGCTGTTCTGTGTAGCCGTGGCTCAAAAGTCCACCATGCAGTGGCCTCAGGTACCCTCCAAACTAGGGGCCTCAGACTTATTTTGTGAGGTGGAGCCACACCAAAAGATACGATGTGGGCCTGTCGGTATCTCGTCTACTGAGCGTAAAGCCATCAACTGCTGCTATGATTCAAACATGCGCTACTACGGCAGACATGGTAGGTCAAATCTCTTCTGTCTGGACTTCCGTTTCCTTGCTAAGTTGCTGTTAATTGCTTTTTCCATGGTTCTATATTTGGCAATTTACCCATTTGCAGATTTTATTGGGGAAAACTTTTGTGGTTTTTGTTATTTGGTTATCTGGTGTCATTGTGGAATGATAGAAGTTGGTGGTCAGTTGAAAGATTATAAACACTATCTTGAGATCTGTAGGACCCGAATTACTAGTTTTTCAGAATTCGAGCTGATTTGAGTATGTGCTTCTCTTCTCCCCATGCACTCACTGGTTACAAGTCCGTCATCAGACTCCATTTGTAAATCACCGACAGGGACAATTAATGATTTTTAAGAGGACTTAATATGGAAATGACTTTTCCATGGCCTGTATCCAAATAGTTGGGTCTCTTGATTAATCTCGATTAATGgtacacaatacacacatCGACACAAGCAGACTTGGAGAGAAGCAACTACTTTAGCTAGAATGACGTATGCTTTGCTATGATATAAACAAAGTGACCAGCTAAACGTTCAGGCACTTTTTACGACTTTATTTCCAGGCCTTTCTACTGGAATACACCAGAAAGTCCACAACAAGATCTCATCAACATCTCGCAATTTCTTGGTCGTATTTTGAGATTATCATGGTTATCCATCCCGACTTGTCGCGTCAGGTGACGTTTGTCGTCTCTGACGATTGGTGATGACGTCAGATATGTGTCACCACTCGTCGgggaaacattttcaaacactCCGCCTTCAAATTTGATGACAAGGGTGACGCGTTTGAACGATGGCGAGGTGACAGAATGAGACACCTGaattttgagttttgtttttagttacGTATGCATTCATGAAGTCAAGCAGGGCTCTGGGATTTCTGCTGTGTAGATGTGGTATTttattcttaatttttttaagacaACATGTTTGAACCCCTCGAGACTCTGCTGAAATATGAGACTCCAGTTTTAATCAGTAAAACTACAGATAAAAAGAGTACGAAGGTAAGTTTGGCAACGCTAGTTCACGCTAACATTCAATAAATTAGAGGTCGGAAATACTTTCATTAGTGCTCTCAATGAGCAAGACATAAATATCATCGTTGAATAATCACATTTTGAATAATCACATTTCAGATGACTGGTGGTTTCTGccatcaaacaaacaacaataagatatataattaatatatttatttattgacagCGCAGCATCCAAGTGgagcacatctgcctcacagccGACAgattctgggtttgaatctgtGATTAGGTTTTCTCTGAGTACTCCGCTTTCTTCCCACGTTCCAAAATCATGCATGATAGCTTCATTGtacaggattaaaaaaaatatattcaactgaatatatttcatgttttaaagGTTGCcaatttcatttgtatttagttGCGCAATTTGTTTATCACTTCAGGGAGTCTTTGTACCTCATTTTGTGACTCACTGAGCACCTGTCACATCGAATGATTTTTAGAAAGTGCTATACATAAAACTGTTCGTGTAAAcatgacaattaaaaaatgtcaagacaGCActcaaagaaacacaaaatttCCAGGTATTGTAATGTGATATTTTTTACAGGGGGGCCGTCCTTTTAAAGTCAGCAACCAAGCGCATGCCGACTCCCCGGTGCCTCCACCCCCTAAAGTTAAATCCTCTGCAGCTGAAGCCCCAAGGCAACAAAATGATGACATACTTAACCTCATCTTTCCACCCAGGTATACCCGCCCCCTTCCCTGCTTTCCATGTCGTGTCACTTGACTAATTCAGCCTTCCTTAATCTTTCATTGTTTTATCATGCCAGGGAATGGCTGGAGGGAAACCAGCTGTGGGTGCAGCAAGTGTCCAGCGCGCCGTGCACCAGAGCGGACGTGGTGAACCTCGAGGAGCTCCTGGACAGGAAACTGCAGCAACGAAGGGCCATAGAGACGGGAATATGCCCTGTTCGAAGAGAGCTCTATACCCAGTGCTTCGGTAAGGAGGCTCTGCAATCCGGAAGATAAGAACCC is part of the Syngnathus acus chromosome 6, fSynAcu1.2, whole genome shotgun sequence genome and encodes:
- the LOC119124314 gene encoding uncharacterized transmembrane protein DDB_G0289901-like isoform X22, translated to MRMKHTAACLAALALLGSVCVGYQVPHDQQQAKHVLERPLTWSYPEGPTNPVAPVPDFELRHPVPAATVSVECGERQARVEVQLDFFGIGQFIKPSDLTLGPCGPVAEDTQAHVLIFQPELQDCGSISRTTDDALIYTFSLNYNPTRLGESPVVRTNEAAVIVECHYPRHHNVSSLPLDPQWIPFSAVRVAEEFLYFTLTLRTDDWMYERPRYQYYLGDMIRIEASVRQYHHVPLRVFVESCTATLSPDMNSSPRYTFLEQGCLIDARITGAESRFMQRTTENMLQFQFEAFRFQGADSGMLYITCHLRATSNGHDIDPEHRACSHIQNGWREASGVDSACSSCNALGGNQQPGNPWNPGDLHKGSQNNLGGGGDSQTGGIGWTIGGGGGSQTGGGSRTGGGSQTGGIGWTTGGGGGSETGGGSRTGGDSQTGGIGWTTGGGGSSQTGGGWTTGGGGGSQTGGGSQTGGIGWTTGGGGGSQTGGGSQTGGDPQTGGIGWTTGGGGGSQTGGGSRTGGGWTTGGGGGSQTGGGSRTGGDSQTGGIGWTTGGGGGSRTGGDSQTGGIDWTTGGGGGSRTGGDSQTGGIGWTTGGGGGSETGGGSRTGGGWTTGGGGGSRTGGDSQTGGIGWTTGGGGGSQTGGIGWTTGGGGGSETGGGSRTGGGWTTGGGGGSRTGGDSQTGGIGWTTGGGGGSRTGGGSQTGGESQTGGIGWTTGGGGGSQTGGGWTTGRGGGSQTGGGGSSGSGGGNDGGGGGNQPREQTWTTGFTGSTNTGTSWATVTRIGGGTPGTGTWQKTGRGKDEPDKQTVTWNPTGPGQSGASTTWTVTSSTSSSTQGGRKSRSVKSDQVYEWRGDVTLGPFEIAEKVV
- the LOC119124314 gene encoding uncharacterized transmembrane protein DDB_G0289901-like isoform X11, whose product is MRMKHTAACLAALALLGSVCVGYQVPHDQQQAKHVLERPLTWSYPEGPTNPVAPVPDFELRHPVPAATVSVECGERQARVEVQLDFFGIGQFIKPSDLTLGPCGPVAEDTQAHVLIFQPELQDCGSISRTTDDALIYTFSLNYNPTRLGESPVVRTNEAAVIVECHYPRHHNVSSLPLDPQWIPFSAVRVAEEFLYFTLTLRTDDWMYERPRYQYYLGDMIRIEASVRQYHHVPLRVFVESCTATLSPDMNSSPRYTFLEQGCLIDARITGAESRFMQRTTENMLQFQFEAFRFQGADSGMLYITCHLRATSNGHDIDPEHRACSHIQNGWREASGVDSACSSCNALGGNQQPGNPWNPGDLHKGSQNNLGGGGDSQTGGIGWTIGGGGGSQTGGGSRTGGGSQTGGIGWTTGGGGGSETGGGSRTGGGWTTGGGGGSQTGGGSQTGGIGWTTGGGGGSQTGGGSQTGGDPQTGGIGWTTGGGGGSQTGGGSRTGGGWTTGGGGGSQTGGGSRTGGDSQTGGIGWTTGGGGGSRTGGDSQTGGIDWTTGGGGGSETGGGSRTGGGWTTGGGGGSRTGGDSQTGGIGWTTGGGGGSQTGGIGWTTGGGGGSETGGGSRTGGGWTTGGGGGSRTGGDSQTGGIGWTTGGGGGSQTGGIGWTTGGGGGSETGGGSRTGGGWTTGGGGGSRTGGDSQTGGIGWTTGGGGGSRTGGGSQTGGESQTGGIGWTTGGGGGSQTGGGWTTGRGGGSQTGGGGSSGSGGGNDGGGGGNQPREQTWTTGFTGSTNTGTSWATVTRIGGGTPGTGTWQKTGRGKDEPDKQTVTWNPTGPGQSGASTTWTVTSSTSSSTQGGRKSRSVKSDQVYEWRGDVTLGPFEIAEKVV